The following proteins are encoded in a genomic region of Cryptomeria japonica chromosome 11, Sugi_1.0, whole genome shotgun sequence:
- the LOC131051326 gene encoding flavonoid 3',5'-hydroxylase, producing MEVGMIHEFFLWGFSWVCLYIGFRYLLSKNKKLPPGPSGWPVLGCLPLLGSMPHVTLTDLSKKYGPIVYLKMGTSKMVVANTPAAAKAFLKTLDINFSNRPRNVGATYLAYNMQDMVWAPYGDRWKMLRKLCNIHMLGGKALDDWLPVREVEMGHMLKSIFVQSCNNQVVNVPDLLNICTANIFGQMILSKRVFEGQGDEANQFKDNVVELMTKAGYFNIGDFIPSIAWMDLHRIQGSMKKLAKRFDDMLNKMIAEHEATVATRATPDFLDVLMSKQKNFDGEEVRLSDDNIKSLLLDMFTAGTDTSSSVIEWTLAELILNPKLLQRAKDEMNGVIGRDRLLQVSDIPKLPYLVAICKEGFRKHPSTPLSLPRVSTEACQVGGYYIPKGTRLTLNIWGIGRDPKIWDNPLEFNPDRFVGSKIDPRGSDFQLIPFGAGRRICAGTRMGIAMVEYNLGSMIHAFDWELPPGKNSLNMEESFGLALQKKEPLVAKATPRLALHLY from the exons ATGGAAGTGGGTATGATTCATGAGTTCTTTTTGTGGGGGTTTTCATGGGTTTGTCTGTACATTGGATTTAGATATCTTCTTAGCAAGAATAAAAAGCTTCCACCTGGGCCTTCAGGATGGCCTGTTTTAGGGTGCCTGCCATTGTTGGGCTCAATGCCTCATGTCACTTTGACAGATCTGTCAAAGAAATATGGTCCAATAGTTTATCTTAAAATGGGTACCTCTAAAATGGTGGTGGCCAATACTCCTGCTGCTGCAAAGGCCTTTCTGAAGACTTTGGATATAAACTTCTCCAATAGGCCTAGGAATGTAGGTGCTACTTATTTGGCTTACAACATGCAGGACATGGTGTGGGCTCCCTATGGAGACCGTTGGAAGATGCTCAGAAAG CTATGCAACATTCACATGTTGGGTGGTAAGGCATTAGATGATTGGCTACCAGTAAGAGAAGTCGAGATGGGTCACATGCTTAAATCCATCTTTGTCCAGAGTTGCAATAACCAAGTAGTAAATGTCCCAGACCTACTCAACATTTGCACGGCCAACATTTTTGGCCAAATGATTTTAAGCAAGCGAGTTTTTGAGGGTCAAGGGGACGAGGCCAACCAATTCAAGGACAATGTAGTGGAGCTCATGACTAAAGCAGGGTATTTTAATATTGGCGACTTTATACCCTCTATTGCATGGATGGATTTGCATAGGATACAAGGGAGCATGAAGAAGCTAGCAAAAAGATTCGATGATATGTTAAACAAGATGATTGCAGAACATGAAGCTACCGTTGCTACAAGAGCAACTCCGGATTTCTTGGACGTGCTTATGTCTAAACAAAAGAATTTTGATGGTGAGGAAGTGAGGTTGTCTGATGATAATATCAAGAGTCTCCTTCTG GATATGTTCACTGCAGGAACTGACACATCAAGTAGTGTGATAGAATGGACACTTGCTGAGCTTATCTTAAATCCCAAACTTCTACAACGTGCCAAGGATGAAATGAATGGAGTTATTGGTAGAGATAGGCTTTTGCAAGTATCAGACATTCCAAAGCTTCCCTACTTAGTGGCCATTTGTAAGGAAGGCTTTCGTAAACACCCTTCCACTCCTCTTAGCCTTCCACGAGTTTCTACAGAGGCTTGCCAAGTTGGTGGCTACTACATACCTAAGGGAACACGCCTCACACTCAATATTTGGGGTATTGGAAGGGACCCAAAAATATGGGATAACCCCTTGGAATTTAATCCTGATAGGTTTGTGGGTTCCAAAATTGATCCACGTGGCAGTGACTTCCAACTCATACCTTTTGGTGCAGGAAGGCGTATTTGTGCTGGCACTAGGATGGGGATTGCTATGGTAGAGTATAATTTAGGTTCAATGATCCATGCCTTTGATTGGGAGTTGCCACCAGGAAAGAATAGCTTAAACATGGAGGAATCTTTTGGGTTAGCACTCCAAAAGAAAGAGCCTCTTGTGGCCAAGGCTACCCCTCGACTTGCCCTCCACCTATATTAG